The Henckelia pumila isolate YLH828 chromosome 2, ASM3356847v2, whole genome shotgun sequence genome includes a window with the following:
- the LOC140881107 gene encoding translation initiation factor IF3-1, mitochondrial-like, which translates to MSMAFWTTTKQSKPKFHLIQKELKRCYTLNQAPSGVVNRRISSGTLIPELNSPDLIFRNSQLELFYSVRFFAAPAQANQKKEEVTSEPRLNEQITSHFIRLVSGEDHKVISRFDALGLAKNLKLDLVEVDRLGKPPVCKIFDFNKEKYLRQMKDKERAKSKTELKRGAFKEVRFAAKIKQKDLQMKADMVTRLMDSGHRVKCTAIEPTGDVDLETLLSRFSALIKDVAVEECEPKVEKKQAFVVVRHIKFGPKKGCGKKPTQASESTRNSSSKDSGSAPTARSPLEENGDMEEACLETGEVPDSEELLDKNAQTNKSEWTVFHDAEDLDTIFDIEDESHDLPRNDQSEIATSASSSGASSRPIPESARAHATSSTTTEVPKQGMVNRYSRDPRSRMSTSEWSSANNVPRIPTQAK; encoded by the exons ATGAGCATGGCGTTTTGGACAACCACGAAGCAATCAAAACCAAAATTTCATCTTATCCAGAAAGAGTTAAAGAGATGTTATACCCTAAATCAAGCTCCATCAGGCGTCGTCAATCGACGCATTTCTTCGGGAACCTTAATTCCTGAGTTGAATAGCCCCGATCTCATCTTCCGGAATAGTCAATTGGAGCTTTTCTATAGTGTCAGATTCTTTGCGGCGCCTGCTCAG GCTAATCAGAAGAAGGAAGAAGTCACAAGCGAGCCTAGGTTGAATGAGCAAATCACAAGTCATTTTATTAGGCTTGTTTCCGGTGAAG ACCACAAAGTAATTTCAAGGTTCGACGCACTTGGACTAGCTAAAAACCTGAAGCTGGATTTAGTTGAG GTTGATAGACTTGGCAAACCACCAGTTTGCAAAATTTTTGacttcaacaaagaaaagtaccTTCGACAAATGAAGGACAAAGAACGTGCCAAGAGCAAG ACTGAGCTTAAGAGGGGAGCATTTAAAGAAGTTCGATTTGCTGCTAAAATT AAACAAAAAGACCTGCAGATGAAAGCAGATATGGTCACGAGACTCATGGACAGTGGTCATCGAGTCAAG TGCACTGCAATTGAGCCTACCGGGGATGTTGACTTGGAAACATTACTATCTCGTTTTTCTGCTTTG ATAAAAGACGTCGCCGTCGAGGAATGTGAACCAAAAGTTGAAAAGAAGCAGGCATTTGTGGTTGTGAGGCACATCAAATTTGGTCCTAAAAAAGGCTGTGGAAAGAAACCTACTCAGGCTTCTGAATCAACAAGAAACTCTTCATCAAAGGATAGTGGCTCTGCGCCGACTGCAAGATCTCCTTTGGAAGAAAATGGGGATATGGAGGAAGCTTGCTTGGAAACTGGGGAGGTACCAGATTCTGAAGAATTGTTGGATAAAAATGCTCAGACCAACAAATCTGAATGGACTGTTTTTCATGATGCTGAAGATCTCGACACAATTTTTGATATTGAGGATGAATCTCATGACCTGCCCAGAAACGATCAGTCAGAAATTGCAACATCAGCCTCTTCTTCAGGTGCTAGCTCTAGACCTATACCTGAGTCTGCACGAGCCCATGCAACCTCATCCACGACCACGGAGGTTCCAAAGCAAGGCATGGTTAACAGATACTCAAGAGATCCAAGATCTAGGATGTCTACGAGTGAGTGGAGCTCTGCAAATAATGTTCCTCGGATTCCAACTCAAGCAAAGTGA